A part of Miscanthus floridulus cultivar M001 chromosome 6, ASM1932011v1, whole genome shotgun sequence genomic DNA contains:
- the LOC136456764 gene encoding xylan O-acetyltransferase 1-like — translation MSLAGRRKSSLAGAGAGAGADAFGAKHAVTSLRKGGRLPVYVASVFFVLCVIVMYGEDIRSLTIEPLTRVPELTVPATTTGGGGGGRQVVVPRRDISASEKPAAALHHSEQEKPKHAVTTTTEPTKTEPAPVVVVEKPPQSKVAGTTKSQKKTSKKKAKKPRRQRAAKKTVVPPALGVPETCDLSKGRWVFDNTSYPLYREEECQFLTSQVTCMKNGRRDDTYQKWRWQPKDCSMPRFDAKLFMERLRGKRFMFVGDSLNRNQWESMVCLVQSAVSPGKKYVSWEGQRVVFHAWEFNATVEFYWAPFLVESNSDDPKIHSIQHRIIKADTIGAHAENWRGVDYLVFNTYIWWMNTMDMKVMRPGAKSWEEHDEVVRIQAYRKVLTTWASWVNDNIDPARTSVFFMSMSPLHISPQVWGNPDGIRCAKETMPLLDWHGPLWLGMDWDMFHQAKNVSRRASPRVPITFVDITTMSERRKDGHTSVHTIRQGKVLGPEEQADPGTYADCIHWCLPGVPDIWNLVLYTRILSRPALQFE, via the exons ATGAGCTTGGCGGGGCGGCGCAAGTCGTCgctcgcgggcgcgggcgcgggagccGGGGCCGACGCGTTCGGCGCGAAGCACGCCGTGACGTCGCTGCGCAAGGGCGGGCGGCTGCCGGTGTACGTGGCGAGCGTCTTCTTCGTCCTCTGCGTCATCGTCATGTACGGCGAGGACATCCGGTCGCTCACGATCGAGCCGCTGACGCGCGTGCCCGAGCTAACGGTGCCGGCCACCACCacgggtggtggtgggggtggccgGCAAGTGGTGGTGCCCCGGCGAGACATCTCCGCTTCGGAGAAGCCCGCCGCCGCGTTGCACCACAGCGAGCAGGAGAAGCCGAAGCACGCGGTgaccacgacgacggagccgacgaagacGGAGCCGGCGCCGGTGGTTGTCGTCGAGAAGCCGCCGCAGAGTAAGGTGGCCGGCACCACCAAGAGCCAGAAGAAGACGTCCAAGAAGAAGGCGAAGAAGCCCCGCAGGCAGCGCGCGGCGAAGAAGACGGTGGTGCCTCCCGCGCTGGGCGTGCCGGAGACGTGCGACCTGTCCAAGGGCCGGTGGGTGTTCGACAACACGAGCTACCCGCTGTACCGGGAGGAGGAGTGCCAGTTCCTGACGTCGCAGGTTACGTGCATGAAGAACGGCCGCCGCGACGACACCTACCAGAAGTGGCGGTGGCAGCCCAAGGACTGCTCCATGCCCAG GTTCGACGCGAAGCTGTTCATGGAGCGGCTACGGGGCAAGCGGTTCATGTTCGTGGGGGACTCGCTGAACCGCAACCAGTGGGAATCCATGGTGTGTCTGGTGCAGTCGGCAGTCTCGCCGGGGAAGAAGTACGTCAGTTGGGAGGGCCAGCGCGTCGTCTTCCACGCCTGG GAGTTCAACGCGACGGTGGAGTTCTACTGGGCGCCGTTCCTGGTGGAGTCGAACTCGGACGACCCCAAGATCCACAGCATCCAGCACCGGATCATCAAGGCGGACACGATCGGGGCGCACGCCGAGAACTGGCGCGGCGTCGACTACCTCGTCTTCAACACCTACATCTGGTGGATGAACACGATGGACATGAAAGTCAT GAGACCGGGCGCCAAGAGCTGGGAGGAGCATGACGAGGTGGTGCGGATCCAGGCGTACCGGAAGGTGCTCACGACGTGGGCGAGTTGGGTGAACGACAACATCGACCCGGCGCGCACGTCCGTCTTCTTCATGAGCATGTCCCCTCTCCATATCAG CCCGCAGGTGTGGGGCAACCCGGACGGGATCCGGTGCGCCAAGGAGACGATGCCGCTGCTGGACTGGCACGGCCCGCTGTGGCTGGGCATGGACTGGGACATGTTCCACCAGGCGAAGAACGTCTCCCGCCGGGCGTCGCCGCGGGTGCCCATCACCTTCGTCGACATCACCACCATGTCGGAGCGGCGCAAGGACGGGCACACCTCGGTGCACACCATCCGGCAGGGGAAGGTGCTGGGCCCCGAGGAGCAGGCGGACCCGGGCACCTACGCCGACTGCATCCACTGGTGCCTCCCCGGCGTGCCCGACATCTGGAACCTCGTGCTCTACACACGGATACTCTCCAGGCCTGCACTCCAGTTCGAGTAG